A segment of the Streptomyces sp. NBC_00376 genome:
CGTCGTGGCGCTCGGCTTCAGCCTGGCCGCGATGGTGCTGCTGCCGCTCGTCGCACTGGCCGCGGGAGCCGTCGCGTACGGCTGGGGGCCGCTCGAACTGCCCACCGGGGGCGCGCTCGCCGCCTCGCAGACCGTGCCCCGGCTCGCACTCGTCGTCGCCTTCGTCTTCGTGTCCCAACTGGTCACCGCAGGGCTGGCGTTCTGGCTGTCCACCAAGACCGACGCCCCGCTCGGCGCGGTCGGCGGAGCGGTCGGGCTGACCATCGTCGGCAATGTGCTGGACGCCGTCACCGCACTCGGCTCCTGGCGCGAATTCCTTCCCGCGCACTGGCAGTTCGCCTGGGCGGACGCGCTCCAGCCGGAGCTGGAGTGGGGCGGCATGGCCAAGGGGGCGGCGGTCTCGGTGACCTATGCCCTGATCCTGTTCGCTCTCGCCTTCCGGGGGTTCAGTCGTAAGGACATCGTGTCCTGACCTTGATGTTCCGCCGATTTCCCCGCCTCCGTTGCCGCATCGAGACGCTTCCGCAACGTCTTCGTCTGCTCCCCGGCGCCGTCTCGCACGTCACATTCACAAGTGCTGACACGACGACGTTGGGGGCAGGCGATGGAACGCCGGACGGCTGAACACACAAGGCGGCACGTACGGAAATGGCGCGGCGCACTCGGTGTGCTGCTGGCGGGCGGTGTGCTGCTCACCGGATGCTCGGCGGGGATGTCGAGCGGGGACAAGGCCGCCACGGACAGCCGGGGCGGCGGGCGCCCGGGCCCCGCACCCGCCGCCTCGGCCGGTGCCGAGAGCGACGGGGCGAAGAAGCAGGACGGGCTGCGGGAGTCCGCACCGCCCGACTACCTGTCCACCTTCGCCCTGGACGTCGACACCGCCTCGTACGGCTACGCGCGCCGCACCCTCGCCGACAGCGGCCTGCCGGATCCGTCCACCGTGCGGCCCGAGGAGTTCGTCAACAGCTTCCGCCAGGGCTACCGGCGCCCGGACGGCAACGGCTTCACCGTGAACGTCGACGGGGCCCGCGCCGGGGACAAGGACGAGGACTGGTCGCTGGTGCGGGTCGGGCTGGCCACCCGGGCCGCCCCCAACCGTGACGAACGCCCGCCCGCCGCGCTCACCTTCGTCGTCGACATCTCCGGCTCGATGGCCGAAGCGGGCCGACTCGACCTGGTGAAGGAGTCCCTGGACATCCTCACCGACGAACTCCGCGACGACGACTCGGTCTCCCTGGTCACCTTCAGCGACGAGGCGGAGACCCTGCTGCCGATGACCCGGCTGCGGGACCACCGGGGCAGGATCCGCGACCGGGTCGACTCCATGGAACCCACCGACTCCACCAACGTGGAAGCCGGCATCCGCCGCGGGTACGACGAGGCGGTCGACGGCCGCGTCGAGGGCGCCAACAATCGGGTCGTGCTGCTCTCCGACGCCCTCGCCAACACCGGCGAGACGGACGCCGAAGCCATCCTGGAACGCATCGGCTCCGCCCGCCGCGAGCACGGCATCACCCTCTTCGGCGTCGGCGTCGGCAGCGAATACGGCGACGCGTTCATGGAGCAGCTCACCAACAAGGGCGACGGCCACACCACTTACATCGCCGACAAGG
Coding sequences within it:
- a CDS encoding ABC transporter permease, with amino-acid sequence MSAAVDLTGGVEAPGYRARHTLPLRVEAVRQLRRRRTLLMGGVLAALPFILIVAFAIGGTPDSRGGGSDRITLMDTATASAANFAATCLFVSAGFLLVVPVALFCGDTVASEASWSSLRYLLAAPVPRARLLWSKLVVALGFSLAAMVLLPLVALAAGAVAYGWGPLELPTGGALAASQTVPRLALVVAFVFVSQLVTAGLAFWLSTKTDAPLGAVGGAVGLTIVGNVLDAVTALGSWREFLPAHWQFAWADALQPELEWGGMAKGAAVSVTYALILFALAFRGFSRKDIVS
- a CDS encoding vWA domain-containing protein, producing MERRTAEHTRRHVRKWRGALGVLLAGGVLLTGCSAGMSSGDKAATDSRGGGRPGPAPAASAGAESDGAKKQDGLRESAPPDYLSTFALDVDTASYGYARRTLADSGLPDPSTVRPEEFVNSFRQGYRRPDGNGFTVNVDGARAGDKDEDWSLVRVGLATRAAPNRDERPPAALTFVVDISGSMAEAGRLDLVKESLDILTDELRDDDSVSLVTFSDEAETLLPMTRLRDHRGRIRDRVDSMEPTDSTNVEAGIRRGYDEAVDGRVEGANNRVVLLSDALANTGETDAEAILERIGSARREHGITLFGVGVGSEYGDAFMEQLTNKGDGHTTYIADKDQARKVFVDQLPAHLELTARDAKAQVAFDPKTVKQFKLIGYEDRKVADEDFRNDRVDGGEVGPGHTVTALYAVRLRAGASGHVATATVRWLDPKTRAPHEQQGTVGTGAIGGPLWSGDSLRLQVAALAAYLAEELRGEELPGAPGLGELSAHGRRLAAETEDDSVQKLATMIGQADRLKNGPGGGGSDETPEGELG